One segment of Triticum aestivum cultivar Chinese Spring chromosome 2A, IWGSC CS RefSeq v2.1, whole genome shotgun sequence DNA contains the following:
- the LOC123187736 gene encoding SAC3 family protein B, with protein MEASGFGRDAGPLNRGPGSAPLAFGAGAATAPSPAAQPAPVQFPSARPAAPFVPPSSRFPSARPQLSAAAPISHPTSPIPIPAPSARPAAAAPGASGPVRFPSPLRAVDPGAAAATARHAARHLQSQPRVAAPSIGRPMHPGISSRSRSPPNLSNQHVNVPSENDNGMGQRRLVNYADPLFENESAQSSVQMRMQPPETGKTARSPPLDMSRQFRPSSSLPKLTPTQRAEPHDHVQMPNLSPSKFGIQNQSPFHDACATFSPLLNSNLVPGIGRPRPASGTSTSSSSVLGGAAQQEMNDHMREQRFSAPLQSRTMDHSISKRSRSPTLSYQDVDGAEARHGTGANARRLINYADTLVDDVSIETSKRMRAPSDIRDNIRPAPAGFGSSNVAAQNLRSQADIQRSEASLLKVGSQIKSRIGDVRSPPYQQFRPSDTYSKEYSTPTFSPPKPSILNSRSVTLPLDDGDDFIPSTELEREKQAKAKRLARFNVELSRPVENINDLAKADKQKQASSMGKVPVRSNDSTMADMDPPGLAAILGLCSYMCPEPERAERERKGDLDRYERLGGDRNQTTELLAVKKYTRTAERDAELIRPLPVLQKTMSYLLSLLDHTYDDSFLGLYNFLWDRMRAIRMDLRMQHFFNQEAISMLEQMIRLHIVAMHELCEYSKGEGFSEGFDAHLNIEQMNKTSVELFQMYEDHRRNGVLFSTEQEFRGYYALLKLDKHPGYKVEPSELSLDLAKMSREIRGSPDVLFAREVARACRMGNYIAFFRLARKATYLQACLMHAHFAKVRRQALASLHSGLQIGQGIPISHVVEWLAMEDEDIESLLEYHGFGSKQYEGPYLVKEGPFLKSESDFPSGCSELVHSKKSQRIVDDVSSGPVCAPTGQKATVAPYSVGFPSPASKREPVLPRSALVIPVIAKKEFGPSFSGPVSPTSSGQITSPYSGLFSPKAGNKQFNSTYSSPISPTGSRKGSVPVILSTSPRATKHALSHTGWMDDQRVASPKAKGKITMTDDFIISEDQNGDFVDFSREQMEIPQSEAYTQHVDALVATIVSHPLADGVSSDYAHMHEEEDELRAHGSGSDTDLDDESTSYHQVNLIERVWPTGSLLPGHEDGDDQNNNETTYDSLPIVVSPKKTISDERLKLILRKWRQRAADQRSLREQKNALAIAALNSLSLGPPVHQTAVVPKHAVHELDIGHAFKERYTRQQRSWSRLNVSELVGPILTEKKPDARCICWKMLVLVPPGAMKSQSNNVASRWLLKKLMGSGNEDNGLLLTSADLSIWRTWLSSPSVCCLSVVRASDQQVIGNEIADSTNCIVFVVSESIPWEMQKARFSSLLASIPPQSCLPLLILSGDTYNEGYDYASQNVIDKLGVGGLSEGKIASSLVVFLAGSCTEGYINGFFDDDKLREGLKWMANSFPLQPDVILVKTHELLLNYLNPSLELLNKRVAPEVGPEHCISVFNNAVSQLGEEILAAAYRSPNQWPALEIDLLERWSSERLFTEMFLPSIGWSSPSRIQPLVETVKCLQLPGFSDDLSWLKQGSYMGRQIQDQKLYLEECLTRYLTQSAQLLNGAQAVAEAKIMVQKGVDLELRDSNHYLVPNWVTIFRRIYNWRLARLSTGDFSEAYVLSQRLYQPPATQHGLTANSDTIGEAPILEDHDMMPAVPSGLSLDEIIEVSCDLDSDSPPLRPPSPPLPTPACDEPQALAHIDGEVNPMHGATYDDTHDAPRRVELRDLVPLKWDDELAKLEQQCAKLQSKIDEKLFIYF; from the exons AGTAGCTGCACCATCCATAGGCAGGCCCATGCATCCTGGTATTTCCTCAAGGAGCAGGTCCCCGCCGAATCTATCAAATCAGCATGTGAATGTTCCTTCAGAAAATGATAATGGTATGGGGCAAAGAAG GTTGGTAAACTATGCAGACCCGTTGTTTGAAAATGAAAGTGCGCAATCTTCAGTGCAAATGAGAATGCAACCTCCAGAGACTGGAAAGACAGCAAGATCACCACCATTAGACATGAGCAGACAGTTTAGACCATCATCAAGCCTTCCAAAATTAACTCCTACACAGCGTGCTGAGCCTCATGATCATGTGCAAAT GCCTAATCTATCACCTTCCAAGTTTGGAATCCAGAACCAGTCTCCTTTTCATGATGCATGTGCTACATTCTCTCCTCTTCTGAATAGCAATTTAGTTCCTGGTATTGGGAGGCCCCGTCCTGCCTCAGGGACTAGTACATCTTCTTCATCAGTGCTTGGTGGTGCGGCTCAACAAGAGATGAACGATCATATGAGAGAACAAAG ATTCTCAGCTCCACTTCAAAGTCGAACAATGGATCATAGCATTTCAAAAAGGTCTAGGTCACCTACTTTATCCTATCAGGATGTTGATGGTGCTGAAGCTCGTCATGGCACTGGTGCAAATGCTAGAAG ACTGATAAACTATGCGGATACCTTGGTTGATGATGTAAGTATTGAAACTTCAAAAAGGATGAGGGCACCTTCAGATATTAGAGACAACATTAGGCCGGCACCTGCAGGTTTTGGCAGCAGTAATGTTGCAGCCCAGAATCTTCGTTCACAGGCTGATATCCAGAG GTCTGAAGCATCCCTTCTCAAGGTTGGAAGTCAAATAAAATCTCGCATTGGTGATGTGCGTTCACCACCGTATCAGCAGTTCCGTCCTTCAGATACTTATTCAAAAGAATATAGTACACCTACATTTTCTCCACCAAAGCCTTCGATTCTCAATTCTAGGAGCGTGACCCTTCCTTTGGATGACGGTGACGACTTTATCCCTTCAACTGAACTTGAGAG AGAAAAACAGGCAAAAGCCAAGCGTTTGGCTCGTTTCAATGTTGAACTAAGCAGGCCAGTGGAAAATATCAATGATCTCGCAAAAGCGGACAAACAGAAACAAGCCTCTTCAATGGGAAAAGTTCCAGTCAGATCAAATGATAGTACTATGGCTGACATGGACCCCCCAGGGTTAGCCGCAATTCTTGGGCTTTGTTCCTATATGTGCCCAG AGCCTGAAAGGGCGGAGCGCGAGAGAAAGGGAGATCTTGATAGGTACGAGAGGTTAGGTGGAGACAGAAACCAAACCACCGAGCTTCTTGCTGTTAAAAAG TATACTAGGACTGCTGAGAGAGATGCAGAGTTGATCAGGCCTCTGCCAGTTCTGCAGAAGACCATGTCATACCTTCTTAGTTTGCTGGATCACACATATGATGATAGTTTCTTGGGCTTATACAACTTCTTGTGGGATAGGATGCGAGCGATAAGAATGGATCTTAGAATGCAACATTTCTTCAATCAAGAGGCTATTTCTATGCTCGAGCAAATG ATAAGGCTCCACATTGTAGCAATGCACGAGTTATGTGAGTACAGCAAAGGAGAAGGTTTTTCAGAGGGTTTTGATGCACACCTCAACATTGAACAGATGAACAAAACATCAGTTGAGCTATTTCAAATGTATGAAGACCATAGGAGAAATGGTGTGCTCTTCTCAACAGAACAGGAGTTCCGGGGTTATTATGCACTGCTCAAGTTAGACAAGCATCCTGGTTACAAG GTTGAACCTTCTGAGTTATCTCTGGACCTTGCTAAGATGTCTCGTGAAATTAGAGGCAGCCCAGACGTCTTGTTTGCAAGAGAAGTTGCAAG AGCATGCAGAATGGGAAACTACATTGCTTTCTTCCGGCTTGCAAGGAAAGCAACATATTTGCAGGCTTGCTTGATGCATGCTCACTTCGCGAAG GTAAGAAGGCAAGCTCTGGCTTCATTGCACAGTGGTCTGCAGATTGGCCAAGGCATCCCTATTTCACATGTCGTGGAGTGGCTTGCAATGGAG GATGAGGACATTGAAAGTCTCTTAGAATACCATGGTTTTGGATCGAAGCAGTATGAAGGACCGTACCTAGTGAAAGAAGGGCCTTTTCTTAAGAGTGAGAGCGATTTTCCATCTGGTTGTTCTGAACTTGTGCACTCGAAGAAATCACAGAGAATAGTGGATGATGTATCTTCTGGTCCAGTTTGTGCTCCCACTGGTCAAAAAGCGACTGTTGCACCATATTCTGTCGGGTTTCCTTCCCCAGCTAGCAAAAGAGAGCCGGTTCTGCCACGGTCTGCCCTTGTGATTCCTGTTATTGCGAAAAAAGAGTTTGGCCCATCGTTTTCTGGACCTGTTTCTCCCACTTCTAGCGGACAGATTACCTCGCCGTATTCTGGCCTGTTTTCTCCAAAAGCTGGCAATAAACAGTTCAATTCAACATATTCAAGTCCTATTTCCCCAACTGGTAGCAGAAAGGGAAGTGTTCCAGTTATTCTTAGCACTTCTCCGCGTGCTACCAAGCATGCTCTCTCGCACACAGGATGGATGGATGACCAGAGAGTAGCTTCACCGAAAGCAAAAGGCAAGATCACGATGACTGATGATTTCATAATATCTGAAGACCAGAATGGTGATTTTGTGGACTTCTCGAGAGAACAAATGGAGATACCGCAGTCAGAAGCCTACACTCAACATGTTGATGCTTTGGTGGCAACCATAGTCTCACATCCTCTGGCAGATGGTGTATCCTCAGATTACGCCCATATGCATGAAGAGGAAGATGAGCTCAGGGCACATGGCTCTGGCAGTGATACAGATTTGGATGATGAAAGTACATCATATCATCAAGTCAATCTAATAGAACGTGTGTGGCCTACAGGTTCCCTATTGCCTGGTCATGAGGATGGAGATGACCAAAATAATAATGAAACAACATATGACTCGTtaccaattgttgtgtctccaaagaAAACAATTTCAGATGAAAGGCTAAAGTTGATACTGAG GAAATGGAGGCAGCGTGCTGCGGATCAGAGATCTCTGAGAGAGCAGAAAAATGCCCTTGCTATTGCAGCATTGAATTCTCTGTCACTTGGACCACCAGTTCACCAAACTGCAGTG GTGCCAAAGCATGCAGTCCACGAGCTAGACATTGGCCATGCCTTTAAAGAAAGATACACACGGCAACAAAGATCTTGGTCACGACTAAATGTCTCAGAGTTGGTTGGTCCTATTTTAACTGAAAAGAAACCTGATGCTAGGTGCATCTGCTGGAAGATGCTAGTACTTGTCCCACCAGGTGCCATGAAATCTCAGAGCAACAATGTTGCCTCGAGATGGTTACTCAAAAAGCTCATGGGTTCTGGAAATGAAGATAATGGATTGCTTCTTACTTCAGCAGACCTCTCAATTTGGAGAACGTGGCTCAGTTCTCCGAGTGTATGCTGCCTATCTGTTGTCAGGGCCAGTGACCAACAAGTTATTGGTAACGAAATTGCTGACAGCACAAACTGTATAGTATTTGTGGTATCTGAAAGCATTCCGTGGGAAATGCAGAAGGCACGATTTAGCAGTCTGTTAGCCTCCATACCTCCTCAATCTTGTCTCCCTCTTCTGATTTTAAGTGGTGACACATATAATGAAGGGTATGATTATGCGTCACAAAATGTCATTGATAAGCTTGGCGTCGGCGGTCTGAGTGAAGGAAAGATTGCTTCATCCTTGGTTGTTTTTCTAGCTGGAAGCTGCACTGAAGGTTATATCAATGGCTTCTTTGACGATGACAAGCTGCGAGAAGGTTTAAAGTGGATGGCGAACAGTTTTCCTCTACAGCCTGATGTCATCCTCGTGAAGACACACGAGTTACTTCTGAATTACTTGAACCCATCACTTGAGCTACTTAACAAGCGTGTTGCACCTGAAGTTGGTCCTGAGCATTGCATCTCAGTATTCAACAACGCTGTCAGCCAGCTTGGAGAAGAGATTTTGGCAGCAGCATACAGAAGTCCTAATCAGTGGCCAGCTCTTGAGATTGATCTTCTGGAGAGATGGAGCAGTGAGAGGTTGTTCACAGAAATGTTCTTACCTAGCATTGGATGGTCATCGCCATCAAGAATCCAGCCGCTGGTAGAAACCGTAAAGTGTTTGCAGCTTCCAGGGTTCAGTGACGACTTGTCTTGGCTAAAACAAGGATCTTACATGGGCAGGCAGATCCAAGATCAGAAGCTATATCTTGAGGAGTGCTTGACGAGATATCTGACCCAGTCGGCTCAGTTGTTAAATGGAGCCCAGGCGGTTGCTGAGGCAAAGATTATGGTGCAGAAAGGTGTTGATCTTGAGCTCCGTGACTCGAATCACTATCTTGTGccgaactgggttactatcttccGGCGGATCTACAACTGGAGGTTAGCGAGGCTTTCTACCGGAGATTTCTCAGAAGCTTATGTCCTGAGTCAGCGTCTTTACCAGCCCCCTGCAACACAGCATGGGCTCACTGCCAACAGCGATACTATAGGCGAAGCGCCCATTTTGGAGGACCATGACATGATGCCTGCTGTGCCATCTGGTCTCTCGCTAGACGAGATCATTGAGGTCAGTTGTGACCTTGATTCTGACAGTCCACCACTGAGACCTCCATCACCTCCGCTGCCGACCCCAGCATGCGACGAACCTCAGGCACTGGCACACATTGATGGTGAGgtaaacccaatgcatggagctaCCTATGACGACACGCACGACGCACCGAGAAGAGTAGAGCTAAGAGATTTGGTTCCACTCAAATGGGACGATGAGCTTGCCAAGCTAGAGCAGCAGTGCGCCAAGCTGCAGTCCAAGATTGATGAGAAGCTCTTCATATACTTCTGA